One region of Planctomycetota bacterium genomic DNA includes:
- a CDS encoding nitroreductase family protein, producing the protein MPVQADSLDPTAAAMDLYEQLRTRRSTRAFSDRPVPRETIEACVRCATTAPSGANKQPWRFVCVSDPTLKRRIRQAAEAEEEDFYDRRISDRWRDDLAPLGTDASKPFLDVAP; encoded by the coding sequence ATGCCCGTGCAAGCCGACAGCCTTGACCCGACCGCCGCCGCGATGGACCTCTACGAGCAGCTCCGAACCCGTCGCAGCACGCGTGCCTTCTCCGATCGTCCGGTCCCTCGGGAAACGATCGAAGCCTGCGTGCGATGCGCCACGACCGCCCCGAGTGGTGCGAACAAGCAACCCTGGCGATTCGTCTGCGTCAGCGACCCGACCCTGAAGCGTCGCATTCGCCAAGCCGCCGAGGCCGAGGAGGAAGACTTCTACGACCGCCGCATCAGCGACCGCTGGCGTGACGATCTGGCCCCGCTCGGCACCGACGCGAGCAAGCCGTTCCTCGACGTCGCCCCGTGA